Genomic segment of Salvelinus sp. IW2-2015 linkage group LG17, ASM291031v2, whole genome shotgun sequence:
taggctgtgattcgatgataaattaacaggcaccgcattgattatatgcaacgcaggacaagctagttaacctagtaatatcatcaaccatgtgtagttaattagTGATTATGtttagattgattgttttttataggataagtttaatgctagctagcaacttaccttggctccttgcagccacaaggtcattttgatgctgcactcgtgtaacaggCGGTCAACctgccaagcagtctcctcatggattgcaatgtaatcggccataatcggcatccaaaaaggcagattaccgattattatgaaaacttgaaatcggccctaattaatccaCCAGACCAGggtaattaatcggtcgacctctattccacatccttttgtatatatagcgtaTGTGTGATCTGTCCACCACAGGTGATGTACTTGTTTCTGCACACGGTGAAAGGAACTCCTTTTGAGACACCAGACCAGGGCAAAGCTCGCTTACTCACACACTGGGAACAGATGGACAACGGCATCCAGTTCACATCCTCACGCAAATTCCTCACCATCTCACCCATTGTACTGTAAGACAGAACATTTGTGCATACTAGTATTATCCATGTGCTTTGGAgcaaaacatgttattttttctTATGGCTTGCAATGATAGTTTAACATAGACAAGTAATTATTGCATTCTTGTTTGTTATCAGCATTGAATAATAACTCTAAACCATCTGTTAATTATTCAGGTATATTCTTGCCAGTTTCTACACCAAGTACGATGCCACCTATTTCCTGGTCAATACAGGCTCTCTCCTCAGTGTCCTCCTTCCAAAGCTGCCCCTGTTCCATGGAGTACGAATATTTGGGATCAATAAGTACTGACACAACTGGATAGTATCagatttatgttttatttatgtgTAGTTCATTTCTTAGGTCCAGAGGCAGAAGTGAAGAAGACATGTTCGGTAACTTTGAGCTGTTTTGAAGGAAATTGTTGTTTTTATTGCACAGTTCATGTTACCTCTCTGACCAAAAACAAAGGAAGCAAAATGCGCTGAACACAAAGCTATATGATTAAGAGCTACTGAGTGGCCACTGCTTTATTTCactatatttattttcattatttgacATTCATAATGTATGTGTGCAATGTGCATGTATCCTCAAACCATTCTTCTCTCTTTGGTTGGATAACATGTATTTGCCATTTTCTAGAAAGAGCTTTAATGTGAACTTCATCACCTTGAAAACTAAGTCTTCATAATTACTTGTATTTGTCCACACATTAGAATGTGTGATTAGAGAGTTTAGGATAGTGGCAGCCATACAAATGGAGTGGTGGGCACCAGTATGTTTGTGGTGCCTTAAAGTTTTCAGTTGGCtgccacatttttttcatttaGTTTGGTGACCAATCCATGTGAAGACTCTTGGATATACATTGCCATGTGAGCATTCTCAATATGTGATAGTGcctaaaaaataaatgttccaaTATCAGGTTTGATTCTTCAGCCTACATCTAAATACTTCCTGTGTTTGTTTGGAAATTTGGGGTACATCCTTACCATATTGTACACACACATAAGTGCACTGTGCAGCAGATTAATAATTACACAAGACAAAGTTTAATTATTGCATTGATTGTTCTCATCTAATCCCACAATGTTCCTATTGTAATTCCTTGGATGGTGTGGGTTTTGAATGACATGAGGGAAACCTAAGGGGAATGTTCAGCAGTGAGGAACAGCAACACAGGAGTATAGTAACATTGTGCAGGAGTGAGTGGTCGGACCATCATGTAAATTCTCAGATTGCCTGTGTGGGGATTCTGGGGAACTCCACACACTTTACATGAGGCCTATCACGTTTCCTGTGATGTGCTGATAAAACAGGGATTTCCGCCCGAGCTATGACCATGTTTGCATTTCAGTTATGAGGTGTCTCCCTACTGAGGTGGTGTGTTTGCTCTCCTGGGGGAAGTAGTGGAAATGGTGTCCTGGGTAATAATTTGACTACGCTGTAGAATATGCCAATCTGTTTTCCTGGTAAGCACATGCAAATTATATAGTAGCTCCATCATCAGCTGTCAGACTGCAGAAACCCATATGGGGTTGCCTGACTCGCACCCACTGTCTGGAATGCAAACAACATTTGTGTCACCTTTTCAGAAGTAGAAGTGAAAAGCAAAAGTGTTGCGCCACCTGGCTTGAGAATTGCAGCTAACAGGATGACAATCTATTCTGAAACCTGGTAATATTGAAGGTTGTCAAGGTGAACATTTTAGTTAGTCAAAGCATAGGGTGTTTGTCCCTAAATACCAGAAAatacccgagtggcgcagcggcctaagacactgcgtctcagtgtaagaggcgtcactacagtccctggttcgaatccaggctgtatcatccggccatgattgggagtacaataaataagaatttgttcttaactgacttgcctagttaaaataaatatacagCATAATAATACAAATTAGCCATACCCCCTGGATACATGTTGATACCCCCATTTACAACCACATTACTTGATGATGAATATCCAAGTTTACCCTAAAAACAGGTCAAATAGGTCATCAGTGGTTCTGCTTCCACTTTATTTCACAACCACTGATTTTATGATGCATGCCTTTGAATTACAACATGCAAAAATTACAAAGCCAGTATTTATAACTATGCCTATAAACATAGGCATAGTACAGGGGGACTGTGTCATTTATTAACTGAATTTCAGAGTATAGGTTATCTGAAGCATATCAGAAGTAAAGCTGCATATTCCTGGATGATTCTATCCGTTTTTTAAGAAACCACAACTCCTCATGAAACTAGATATTTTTCCAAAatttgaacaaaaaaataaataaatacattattcagTTTGGATATAATTTTCGGAAGATTCTCTGCTCTTACTCATCAGGAAAGCTTCGGGGATTCTAGGTAACTGTCCCCGAGTAGCTTGAGAACCTCATAAAAATGGGTGGGGAAAATATAAGTCTTCTCTGACTGCAGGTTATTGTGGGAGGAAACCCACCTCACCAGAGACCACCTCACCAGTAACTGCAAAATTAGGTTACCGTATGCTTACTGtgaaatactgtatatcacaTAAAAGGTGTATTGCACCCCCTGTTGGTCATGTATAGCAGTTTCAGTACAACTCATACAGACAATGCATTATTCAGTACCACCATCTTTCTAGGGCTTTATGCTCCTCTCAGTATTCCCCTTCTACAGCAACAGGTGAGTGGGCTTTCCACTGGTGGAAATTATGTCTCAATATGAAGTGGGATTTTACGATATCATTAATTTATTGACATCCACatgattatttacaatgaacAGTACACAACTACCTGGCCACCAAATCTGTAAAGGTGTATGCATAGCCAATTCTACAACACAGAATAGAGGCCAGAATACAAAAGTACAATATCTCACAGTATAAAAGTATTATCCATTTTTAAGGTAATGCTTGTGATATGCTGTCCGAGGGTAACTTTGGATGGGCCATTGTCCCCGAACCCCGTATTTATGCTGGCAGGACAGGGCCAGTCTGTTGTATCTGGTGTCGTGTGTGatcttaagtatgctctctctaattcttctctctctcccctcccggaggacctgagtcctaggacAATGCCTCAGGACTAACTGGCCTGATGACCCCTGGCAGTCCCcgcccccagtccacctggtcgtgctgctcaTCCAGTTTCTGctattctgcctgcggttatggaacccggacctgttcaccggacgtgctaccttgtccaggacctgctgtttcgaccctctctctaccgcacctgctgtctcgacctctgaatgctcagattaaaagccaactgatatttacagagggtgcaaaaggtcagcacctcagaagtaacATGGGAGTCAcaatcattccatggagggccaagtgtctgctggtttttgtctttcaattaagacctagacaaccaggtgaggggagttccttactaatcagtgaccttaatttatCAATCAATTACAAGGGAGCAGAAAAAACCTGctgacactcggccctccgtggaatgaatTTGACACGTGCTCTATAAATCACTGTGATTATTTGACTCTGCTAGTTATCTACGcacttttgaacatcttgaagaacaatccggctttaatggccatgtactctaaATAATCTCCATCTGGCCAcgcctcagagcctggttcctctctaggtttcttcctagttccagcctttctagggagttttcctagccattgtgcttctacatctgcattgcttgctctttggggttttaggctgggtttctgtagaagcactttgtgacaactgctgatgtaaaaagggatttataaatacattagatGGATATGAACCCTATAAATCTCAGTCCCAAACAAAACATGAAAGTAACTAAGAACATAACAATGTAGACGTGTCACACACCGTCAAAGAAAGGTTATAATACTTGCAATGGTACACATTACTGTTTTTATTCccgtacatttttaaaattatataaattCAGGCTCAATGGCTGTAAACATCATGctttaaataccaaaatatgaATTTCTTCCCAAACAGATGTCAGTTTgccctttttttatttattttttattaattgtcAGCTATGAATTGCTCCCCGTTTACATCGGCACGTGTatgatgacgcaaaaaaaatGTTACGGAAAATCAACAATACCAAAGAAAACAAATGACCTTGCAGTTAAGACCAAGATAAAGTTGTGACATTCCTCCAAGAAAATAAAATACCCCATTCTTAGTGGTCATAAACCCTTACTTACTGACCAATAGGTTTCTCAGATGAATTCAAACACAGGACTCAATCCTAATTTGAGAAACACTACATTCTCATTTCTCAAGTCAGAATCTGGCTCTGTGTCGATAACCAAAACGTGTGGTTGCCATAAGcaatctacactgagtatacaaaacatcaggaacacctgctctttccatgacagactgaccaggtgaaagctatgaccccttcttaatgtcacttgttaaatccacttcaatcagtgtagatgaaggggagaaaacaggtaactttttttttatttttaagccttgagacaattgaaacatgaattgtgtatgtgtgccattcagagggtgaatgggcaagacaaaaatgtAAGTTCCTTGGAATgaggtgtgtatcaagaatggtccaccacccaaaggacatccagcccacttgacacaactgtgggaagcattggagtcaacatgggccagcaccattgtggaacgctttcaacaccttgtagagtccatgcgccgacaaattgaggctgttctgggggcaaaagggggagcaactcaatattaggaaggtgttacgaatgttttgtacactcagtgtacagtattatGTATGCCGCAACCTGGATGCCAGACATTAGCTCACAGGCCTAGCAATGGCCAGATTCCACCATCTCCATGGCGATTCATGAGCACCTGTCTTATGGTTGGAGGAGAGCTGTAGGGGTTGAAAGCCAGTCAGCACTATGCTCCATTAACCTTGCTACAGGAAAATAACCACATCTATTCACCTTCACAAGTCTCTGTCATTCAATCGAAGGTCTTCTTTTTTCAAAGCATTCATCATattctcctcatcttcctcatccgTGTCAAAGAAATCATCCTCAAAAAACGATCCATATTCCTGCGCATGCACAGAAACCTCATTCGATATCAGGTGAGGTGAGCCCTCCACAAAATCAGCAAACCTGTGGATCACAACATCATTGCCTTTAACATCAAGCTTTTGAACAACACTGATCATATGTTTAGTTCAAACCAGGAATGGGAAAGAGACAGTTACGTGACTAGTAGTAGACCTAAAAAGACAATAGTCACCCTGGAACTGAAATCTAGCTTTTCAGGCTAGCAGGACATACATTTCAGTAGGTATTTCAATGCTACTGACTGTCACCTTTTTGGGGACGCAAGTCGAGAGACGGCCTTCCATTTGCTGAAGTCTGGACTGCTGCAGTACTTCCTCAGCTCCTCCAGGGCATGCTGCGTCTCCACCTCCCCCTGTTTCTGGAACTCCTCTTCAGTCAGCAGCCGACGAGGCTCTGGCTTCCAGCGCAGAGTTGGCTTGACTTTGCTGCACAATGAGAATTCTAACATTATTAAAAATGCCAATAAACACGAATAAAAGAATCATTAGAGTTATAAAAAACTACCGCCAAGCAAGAAGGATCAATGAAATGGAATACTCCAGGTTCTTAGAGCAGAAGGCAGCCACGATGATGGCCAACGCCACTTGCTGAACCTGGATCCCACTGTAGATCAGTAGCAGGCCAAACAACTGCAGTGTCCAGGACAGGAT
This window contains:
- the LOC111977193 gene encoding ORM1-like protein 2 isoform X1; this encodes MMNVGVAHSEVNPNTQVMNSRGIWLAYLLLVTVLHVILLSIPVLTVPLVWTLTNVIHNLVMYLFLHTVKGTPFETPDQGKARLLTHWEQMDNGIQFTSSRKFLTISPIVLYILASFYTKYDATYFLVNTGSLLSVLLPKLPLFHGVRIFGINKY
- the LOC111977193 gene encoding ORM1-like protein 2 isoform X2; the encoded protein is MNVGVAHSEVNPNTQVMNSRGIWLAYLLLVTVLHVILLSIPVLTVPLVWTLTNVIHNLVMYLFLHTVKGTPFETPDQGKARLLTHWEQMDNGIQFTSSRKFLTISPIVLYILASFYTKYDATYFLVNTGSLLSVLLPKLPLFHGVRIFGINKY